In the Brassica napus cultivar Da-Ae chromosome A7, Da-Ae, whole genome shotgun sequence genome, one interval contains:
- the LOC106354835 gene encoding probable receptor-like protein kinase At1g80640, with protein MLRSSSVPIWVLGFSFFSVAVFVSSTSQEIPISQAYSPPVGAQSPGPPIVIKVVLRQDLNKKILIALIASSTLLCVTVMLLLYLLLWRYSYMKNSFTGINPNHHPDSVRSSVSTKPIVNKIDSVTKGTIPVYEYQLLESATNKFSESNVLSRGGRGCLYRACLDEKSSVTVKKIDGGGDTDIEKQFENEVDWLAKIKHQNIISILGFSVYRQTRCIVYEMMQNGSLESQLHGPSQGSGLTWQLRMKIAVDIARGLEYLHEHCHPPVVHRDLKSSNILLDSHFNAKISDFGYAAVLMTQRKNLKLNGTLGNRASQYIFDGKIADKNDVYSFGVILLELLLGKRWVEKPSTTESESVVTWVPKLSDRANLPNILDPAIKGSMDLKHLYQVAAVAVLCVQPEPSYRPLITDVLHSLIPLLPLELGGSLRIL; from the exons atgtTGAGGTCTTCTTCAGTACCCATTTGGGTTCTCGGTTTCTCCTTCTTCTCAGTCGCTGTTTTCGTTTCATCTACTTCCCAAGAAATCCCTATTTCTCAGGCTTATTCTCCGCCAGTGGGAGCTCAGTCCCCAG gGCCTCCCATTGTTATTAAAGTGGTGCTTCGTCAGGACTTGAACAAGAAGATTCTTATTGCTCTCATAGCCTCATCAACACTCCTCTGTGTCACAGTCATGTTGCTTCTCTACCTCCTGCTATGGAGGTACAGTTATATGAAGAACAGCTTCACCGGGATCAACCCAAATCATCATCCTG ATTCTGTGAGGAGTAGTGTGTCCACGAAACCGATAGTAAACAAGATTGATTCTGTGACGAAAGGAACTATCCCTGTCTATGAATATCAACTCCTGGAGTCTGCAACAAACAAGTTTAGCGAGAGCAATGTGTTGAGCCGAGGTGGTCGTGGATGCCTTTACAGAGCCTGTCTTGATGAAAAGTCATCTGTCACTGTGAAGAAAATTGATGGTGGTGGAGATACAGACATTGAAAAACAGTTTGAG AATGAGGTAGATTGGTTGGCAAAGATCAAGCATCAGAACATAATCTCCATCTTGGGGTTTAGCGTCTATCGCCAGACGAGATGTATTGTATATGAGATGATGCAGAATGGATCTTTGGAGAGTCAGTTGCATG GGCCTAGTCAAGGTTCAGGTTTAACTTGGCAGCTTAGGATGAAAATCGCTGTTGATATAGCACG AGGATTAGAGTATCTTCACGAGCACTGCCATCCTCCGGTAGTTCACAGAGATTTGAAATCGTCTAACATCCTTCTAGACTCCCATTTCAACGCAAAG ATATCAGATTTTGGGTATGCCGCTGTGTTGATGACTCAGAGGAAGAATCTGAAGCTTAATGGAACTTTAGGAAACAGAGCTTcccaatatatttttgatg GGAAAATAGCAGACAAGAATGATGTCTACTCATTTGGGGTGATTCTCCTCGAACTACTCCTGGGGAAGAGATGGGTTGAGAAACCATCAACAACTGAATCAGAATCCGTTGTCACTTGGGTACCTAAGCTGAGTGACAGGGCCAATCTTCCAAACATATTGGATCCGGCAATAAAAGGAAGCATGGATTTGAAGCATCTTTATCAGGTAGCAGCGGTGGCAGTGTTGTGTGTGCAGCCAGAGCCGAGTTACAGACCACTTATAACCGATGTCTTGCACTCCCTCATCCCTCTTCTACCCCTAGAACTCGGCGGATCACTGCGGATTTTGTAG